One Littorina saxatilis isolate snail1 linkage group LG11, US_GU_Lsax_2.0, whole genome shotgun sequence genomic window, ttttttttttacaattttcagatttttaatgaccaaagtcattgattaaattttaagctaaccaagctgaaatgcaataccgaagtccgggcttcgtcgaacattacttgaccaaaatttcaaccaatttggttaaaaaatgagggcgtgacagtgccgcctcaactttcacgaaaagccggatatgacgtcatcaaagacatttatcaaaaaaatgaaaaaaatgtatgggtatatcatacccaggaactttgatgtcaaatttcataaagatcggtccagtagtttggtctgaatcgctctacacgcacgcacgcacgcacacacacacacacacacacacacacacatacaccacgaccctcgtctcgatttccccctctatgttaaaacatttagtcataacttgactaaatgtaataaaaagcaGTAATCCCTCGCCCACAAATAATTTGCAGGCAATTTTCAACCCCTACCCCGTAAATTCCGGGTAACATAAGTGTGTTTACGAACATTCAATGACCTTCACCCTTACACCACCCTTACACCACGATTTACAAAAGggtttttaaaataaaataaaattgtataggcatagataaaggtgtccaccaaaatacccgtgtgacttggaataataggccgtgaaaagtaggatatgcgccgaaatggctgcgatctgctggccgatgtgaatgcgtgatgtattgtgtaaaataaaaaaaattccatctcacacggcataaataaatccctgcgccttgaatatgtgcgcgatataaattgcataaaattaaaattaaaaaataaatccctgcgcttagaactgtacccacggaatacgcgcgatataagcctcatattgattgatttattacACAAGGATCTAATAAACATATGAACATCATGTCCAATGGCAAAAAGTACAAACACAGGTTATTTGGAAGACCTAACCATTTtactttaaagccatatgtactcgatgactatacacgctaattgctttaccaacagctggagacatgctaaattaagttccctgcaaaatattgtggtctaggaccccttcaatgttgagatatgttaattttcattttgatctggatcgtcctatttatagatttgccaacagaggtagcgttgacgcaagggaaataactccgcgtctttgtttacatccaaagtttttgagactctaaaacaagctgtaatgcatgtatatggtccgcgcatggcgacatatcgtcattacatggtcttatggtgcatttgacatcgattatgggcaaactacactttgtaaacacgggagcgcgtacatatgcctttaagttttCGTACATAAGTGTGTGCGAATTTCAAAGATGACAGCGggcacaccggcacacacacacacacacacacacacacacacacagacgcacaaacacacacacacacacacacacacacacacacacacacacacacacacacacacacacacacacacacacacaccacgagaCTGGAACATGTCGGCTAAGAACACCTACCGTGGCTTGTGTGGAACTTTCCGGATGGCTGCATTGCCCAGACTCACACAGTTCAATGCCTGCATCAGATACAGAAGGGCACCAATTACATCCAGTACATCTGTGCTGGCCGTCATATCTGGCTCTTGCATTAAACATAGCATGCTTAATGCTTTAAACTAAAGACTGAGTATTATATTTCTAGACACAATGTTATTCAAAATGATATTACCCGCAAAGAAAAACGCCCTGAAATCACCACAAGATCTATACGCACCAAACATCGGGAATACTATTGTGAGGGAATAGCCTTACAGCCCACGTAATAATGTtcagtgtgcgtgcgcgtgtttgagtGACTTCATTGGTACGCATGCACTTGACGCCATCTTTTATGTGACGTAATTTACGACGCACGATGCTAGCTTTTAGAACAGCTTAGCACTGACGCTTCAAGCAGACGTGactttgtagcagacgaccAGCTGCTAATCTGTTAGTATCGATGTGCGGGAGTTGTTTGATAAAATGATAAGTTTCTTTAGGATAATAGTCGCTTACGGACATGCTTGTTTAACGACGATTAGCGGAAAATAGAGTAGTATAAATTGAAGAAGAAGCCGGATTATTTGCCGGAAGTAAGTGATTCAGGGTCAGAGTTCACTGTAGCGCATGATTATGCGAAATAGTCCAAAGATTTGAGGTCTATATAATGTTTTGGATTTCAAGTGCGCGGCACTCTTTGTTAATCGGGAGTCACCTAATCTTAACTTCAAACTCTTTGTTAATCGGGAGTCAGTAATTGTAACCAGACTTTTTGTTAATCGGAAGTCTTACTTAATCAAATTCTTTGTTAACCGGGAAAAGTAAACCTTAGCCGACTTCTTTGTTAAACGGAAGCCGGCCTTCATTACTAACCGTAAGGATTTAATTGCTTAGATCTGTTGTTTAATCATTCTTTGTGAACTAGGAACCTTGCAGTCTACACTAAATagctccttgtcaatcgggagttctgttataacgcttgtataaattccttgccaatcgggaatctgatagtatctcatgcactaaatagctccttgtcaatcgggagttTTGTTATAACGTTTGTATAAattccttgtcaatcgggaatcTGATAGTGATAGTATCTCATGCACTAAATAGCTCCTTGTTAATCGGGAGTTCTGTTATAAAGACTTTAAGTCTGAATAAgttccttgtcaatcgggaaccTGATAATCACCCCCCTTGTTTAAATGACAGTCAGCGACAGTACTGAGACACGACAGAAATAGTTGTGAAGTGACGAGTCTGCGTGAAAGTGACGATGTTTTGATTTCATGCACTTGTAGAATAAAAATGATGTTTTAAACTGTACAACCACGGTGTGGGCTACATTCGTTGCAAGAGAGAGGCCGTTGGCCGTATGATAGCTGAAAACTAGAGTCTACTGCATCGGGGATAAGAGAGGGAAACGGGAAATATTCTtacactcaaaacaaaacacaacgcgaggtcaAACAACATCACGAGTAATAAGAAACATCCTGCACAATCCCCTGGCAGCCCCCGGTTTTAATCAAATCTGCCACATTAAATGGTGACCGTGCACCAGGATTTTAACAAAGTTAGTAGATCTAGTAGAAGTAAATTTAACGGTAGCCCAGATAGCCCAGACCGTGGTTGAgaaagtgaaaaaaataaaaaaataaaaaataaaaaaagagaaagaaaagagaggaaACGCCTCCAACTGTGTTTGTTTTCGAAGGACGTCGAAAAACAAGGtaagaaagaaacattttttCATTGTATTTGCTACATTGTTGCTATACGTGTGTACGATGATTTGAAGTGGGATTGTTGCTATTTTGTATGACGTAGGTTCAGACAGGATTTGAAATGTGTTGGCTTATTATGAAATAAGTTCTGTTACATTCCCATTTATGAAGTTGATATAGTTCATGTTAGTGGAAGTTCGGCGAAGGTTTCGCAAAGATTGAATTGTTTTGAACAAAAGAAAGATGGGTATTTTGTCAAGACTAGGGCAAGTCGTGAGCGCTCTCTCACCAAGTTTTCTTACGGCTAAGGGTTCGATGGCaaggagagaagaaagagaaatagaaaTGGAAGACAGTTACCTTCGGGGAGGTCAGACTAGGTGGTCAGAAACACCACGAAGATATAGGTATCCATCACAATATCCAGAGAATGAACAGAAAGGCGAAACGTACATGTCTTTTGACTCGGGGTACGATGTTGAGCGCGAACAGGCCGAGAACGGTCATGCGCATGCTTATGCAGGTCGGGGTCAAGGGTCAGCCAATCATAGGGTAGATGAGGGAACACGTTGCCCAGGTCTATTCATAGAGAGGGAAAAACCCTACCAACATACCAGCAGGAAATCGATTCAGGCCGATAAGTACGATGGTACCTCACTTGATTTGAATGACTACCTAGAACATTTTGATGGGGTGTCGACTTGGAATGAgtggacagaagaagaaaaggggaTTCAATTGTCGTTGAGTCTTAGAGGGGCTGCTCAGCAGGTGTTGGGGTATTTGCAACAGGAAGAAAAGAGAGATTTCGTTGCGTTGACCAGCGCGCTGGAAAAGAGGTTCAGTCCTAAAGAGAGAGTGATGTCGTACAGGTGCGAGTTTCGCAACAGAAGACGTAGAAAGCAGGAAACAGTTGAGGAGTATGGGTTTGCACTCTGTCGCTTGGCTACCAGGGCTTATAGGGACATGGAAACTGGGGCAAGGGAACTCATACTGAT contains:
- the LOC138980205 gene encoding uncharacterized protein, whose product is MGILSRLGQVVSALSPSFLTAKGSMARREEREIEMEDSYLRGGQTRWSETPRRYRYPSQYPENEQKGETYMSFDSGYDVEREQAENGHAHAYAGRGQGSANHRVDEGTRCPGLFIEREKPYQHTSRKSIQADKYDGTSLDLNDYLEHFDGVSTWNEWTEEEKGIQLSLSLRGAAQQVLGYLQQEEKRDFVALTSALEKRFSPKERVMSYRCEFRNRRRRKQETVEEYGFALCRLATRAYRDMETGARELILIEQFIGGLSEEALRERVQFGHPSTLDEAVSLAGEYVAFKNNGFPEKTLKKPEDAGSAIRYVGGGDGKKEENANEEDMSRKVDMLEKKIEELSRGRARKPETGSCFVCGDPQHFARQCPRKKERQGGWVQPRGNAQSAPLN